In one Ananas comosus cultivar F153 linkage group 12, ASM154086v1, whole genome shotgun sequence genomic region, the following are encoded:
- the LOC109718308 gene encoding phospholipid-transporting ATPase 3 isoform X1: MSERWDRVRVATARLGGEGARGSSRSFGGGGGGAGAAASASASVAAELRQASSRTVRLGRVQPQAPSHRTIYCNDREANLPVGYRGNSVSTTKYNVLTFLPKGLFEQFRRVANLYFLMISILSTTPISPVHPVTNVVPLSLVLLVSLIKEAFEDWKRFQNDITINSTPVDVLQGQKWESIPWKKLQVGDIVRVKQDDFFPADLLFLASTNPDGVCYVETANLDGETNLKIRKALEKTWDYLLPEKAAEFKGEIQCEQPNNSLYTFTGNLIVDKQTLPLSPNQLLLRGCSLRNTEYIVGAVIFTGHETKVMMNSMNVPSKRSTLERKLDKLILALFATLFVMCLIGAIGSGVFINRKYYYLGLFGHVEDQFNPNNRFVVTILTMFTLITLYSTIIPISLYVSIEMIKFIQSTQFINKDLHMYHIETNTPALARTSNLNEELGQVEYIFSDKTGTLTRNLMEFFKCSIGGEMYGTGITETERGGAQRNGLIIDEAKSATATHEKGFNFDDARLMRGAWRNERDPEVCKEFFRCLALCHTVLPEGNESPDKITYQAASPDEAALVTAAKNFGFFFYRRTPTTVVVRESHVEKMGKVQDVSYEILNVLEFNSTRKRQSVVCRYPNGRLILYCKGADTVIYERLAEGNHEIKRLTREHLEQFGSAGLRTLCLAYRDLSPDMYENWNEKFIQAKSSLRDREKKLDEVADLIEKDLILIGATAIEDKLQEGVPDCIETLSKAGIKIWVLTGDKMETAINIAYACNLINNNMKQFIISSETDTIREAEDRGDAVEIARVTKELVKHDLERCLEEAQEYLHGFSGTKLALIIDGKCLMYALDPTLRVGLLNLSLNCSSVVCCRVSPLQKAQVTSLVKKGARKITLSIGDGANDVSMIQAAHVGVGISGLEGRQAVLASDFAIAQFRFLTDLLLVHGRWSYLRLCKVITYFFYKNLTFTLTQFWFTFQTGFSGQRFYDDWFQSLYNVIFTALPVIIVGLFDKDVSASLSKRYPELYKEGIRNMFFKWRVVAVWAFFAFYQSLIFYYFTTAASKNGHNSSGKIFGLWDVSTMAFTCIVVTVNLRLLLACNSITRWHYISVLGSIVAWFVFIFVYSGVMTPYDRQENIFFVIYVLMSTFYFYFTLLLVPIVALFGDFLYQGIQRWFFPYDYQIVQEIHKDDPEDNSSRMELLEIGHHLTPDEARSYAISQLPRETSKHTGFAFDSPGYESFFASQQGVYAPQRAWDVARRASMKSRTQQRTSRN, encoded by the exons ATGAGCGAGCGATGGGATAGGGTTAGGGTTGCGACGGCGCGGCTCGGCGGGGAGGGGGCAAGGGGGTCGTCGCGCAGCttcggcggcgggggcggcggggccggcgccgccgcgtcggcgtcggcgtcggtggCGGCGGAGCTCCGGCAGGCGTCGTCGAGGACGGTGCGGCTGGGGCGGGTGCAGCCGCAGGCGCCGAGCCACCGCACCATATACTGCAACGATCGGGAGGCGAATCTCCCCGTTGGATACAGG GGTAACTCCGTTTCGACTACCAAATACAATGTCCTGACTTTTCTACCTAAAGGATTGTTTGAGCAG TTCAGGCGGGTGGCGAATCTGTACTTTCTAATGATATCTATCTTATCTACTACACCAATCAG TCCGGTGCATCCAGTGACCAATGTGGTCCCACTTAGTCTAGTGCTTTTGGTCTCTCTTATCAAGGAGGCTTTTGAGGACTGG AAGCGTTTCCAGAATGATATAACAATCAATAGTACTCCTGTTGATGTGTTGCAAGGTCAAAAATGGGAGAGTATTCCCTGGAAGAAGTTGCAAGTTGGAGATATTGTGAGG GTTAAGCAAGACGATTTTTTCCCTGCTGATTTGCTGTTCCTTGCAAGTACAAATCCTGACGGTGTCTGCTATGTTgag ACTGCAAATCTTGATGGGGAGACTAATTTGAAAATTCGAAAGGCATTGGAGAAGACTTGGGATTATTTGCTTCCTGAAAAAGCTGCTGAATTTAAAG GAGAAATACAATGCGAGCAACCAAACAATTCACTGTATACATTTACTGGAAATCTTATTGTAGATAAGCAAACACTACCACTTTCTCCAAATCAGCTATTGCTAAGA GGGTGCAGCCTTCGTAACACGGAGTACATTGTTGGAGCTGTTATATTTACCGGGCATGAAACAAAA GTTATGATGAATTCCATGAATGTTCCTTCTAAAAGAAGTACACTAGAAAGGAAACTTGACAAGCTCATACTTGCTCTTTTTGCTACTCTCTTTGTAATGTGCCTCATTGGAGCCATCGGAAG TGGAGTGTTTATCAACCGCAAGTACTACTACCTTGGACTTTTTGGACATGTGGAAGATCAGTTCAACCCCAACAACAGATTTGTG GTCACCATTTTAACAATGTTTACTCTAATTACACTTTACTCAACTATCATCCCGATTTCTCTCTATGTGTCCATTGAG ATGATCAAATTTATCCAGTCTACTCAGTTCATCAATAAGGATTTGCACATGTATCATATAGAAACAAATACTCCTGCTCTTGCACGAACATCTAACCTGAATGAAGAGCTAGGGCAG GTAGAGTACATATTTTCTGATAAAACAGGCACACTTACGAGAAACCTGATGGAGTTCTTTAAGTGTTCAATTGGTGGAGAAATGTATGGAACCGGTATTACTGAAACAGAAAGAGGGGGAGCACAACGGAATGGACTGATAATTGATGAG GCCAAATCAGCTACTGCAACGCATGAGAAAGGTTTCAACTTTGATGATGCTAGGCTTATGCGTGGTGCATGGAGAAATGAGCGTGATCCTGAGGTTTGCAAG GAATTCTTCAGATGTCTTGCACTATGTCATACTGTTCTTCCAGAAGGCAACGAATCTCCAGATAAAATCACATATCAAGCTGCATCACCAGATGAGGCTGCTCTTGTGACCGCTGCAAAAAATTTTGGGTTCTTCTTCTATAG ACGCACGCCAACAACAGTTGTGGTTCGTGAATCACATGTTGAAAAGATGGGCAAAGTTCAAGATGTCTCCTACGAGATTCTAAATGTTTTGGAGTTCAATAG TACTAGGAAGCGCCAGTCCGTGGTGTGCCGTTATCCAAACGGAAGGCTCATTCTTTACTGCAAG GGTGCTGATACTGTTATATATGAAAGATTGGCGGAAGGAAATCATGAGATTAAAAGGTTAACCAGAGAGCATCTAGAACAGTTTGGCTCAGCTGGTCTGCGCACACTTTGCCTTGCTTATCGAGATCTAAGCCCTGATATGTATGAAAATTGGAATGAGAAATTTATTCAAGCTAAATCTTCATTAAGAGACCGTGAAAAGAAACTTGATGAG GTGGCAGACTTGATTGAGAAGGATCTTATACTAATAGGAGCCACCGCTATTGAAGACAAGCTTCAGGAAGGAGTCCCAGATTGTATTGAAACTCTATCTAAAGCTGGAATAAAAATTTGGGTGTTAACAGGGGATAAGATGGAAACTGCAATAAATATAGCATATG CATGCAACCTGATAAACAACAATATGAAGCAATTTATCATCAGCTCAGAGACGGACACAATTAGAGAAGCTGAAGATAGG GGAGATGCTGTGGAGATTGCACGCGTTACCAAAGAATTGGTAAAGCATGATCTGGAACGATGCCTTGAGGAGGCTCAGGAGTACTTGCATGGTTTTTCAGGAACAAAATTGGCTCTCATAATTGATGGGAAATGCTTGATGTATGCATTGGATCCAACTTTACGTGTTGGTCTTCTCAATTTGAGCTTGAATTGTAGTTCGGTAGTTTGCTGTCGTGTTTCTCCGTTGCAAAAGGCACAG GTTACTAGCCTTGTCAAGAAAGGAGCTCGCAAGATCACTTTGAGTATCGGTGATGGTGCAAATGATGTGAGTATGATTCAAGCTGCTCATGTTGGGGTCGGCATAAGCGGGCTTGAAGGAAGGCAAGCTGTGTTGGCTAGTGATTTCGCCATTGCTCAGTTTCGTTTCCTAACTGATCTGCTACTTGTACATGGGCGGTGGTCGTATCTTAGATTATGCAAG GTTATTACATACTTCTTTTACAAAAATCTTACTTTTACGCTGACTCAGTTTTGGTTCACCTTCCAAACTGGCTTTTCTGGTCAAAGATTTTACGATGACTGGTTTCAGTCTCTGTATAATGTCATTTTCACAGCACTGCCTGTCATTATCGTTGGATTGTTCGACAAG GATGTGAGCGCTTCTCTCTCAAAAAGGTACCCAGAACTATACAAGGAAGGAATTAGGAACATGTTCTTTAAATGGCGAGTGGTGGCTGTGTGGGCCTTCTTCGCATTCTACCAGTCATTGATCTTCTATTACTTCACAACCGCTGCCAGTAAAAACGGGCACAATTCGTCAGGGAAGATATTCGGGCTTTGGGATGTTAGCACTATGGCCTTCACTTGCATCGTGGTGACTGTTAATTTGCGTCTTCTTTTGGCATGCAATTCTATCACGCGGTGGCACTATATAAGTGTTTTGGGGAGTATCGTGGCATGGTTTGTGTTTATATTCGTGTACTCCGGAGTAATGACTCCATACGATAGACAA GAAAATATATTCTTCGTGATTTATGTTCTGATGAGCACgttttatttctatttcacaCTGCTGCTTGTCCCAATCGTCGCACTCTTTGGTGACTTCTTATACCAAGG AATCCAAAGATGGTTTTTCCCTTACGACTACCAAATAGTTCAAGAAATCCACAAAGACGACCCCGAGGACAACAGCAGCAGGATGGAACTACTAGAGATCGGCCATCACCTAACCCCAGACGAAGCACGAAGCTACGCCATTTCCCAGCTTCCACGGGAGACCTCGAAACACACAGGATTCGCGTTCGACTCCCCCGGCTACGAGTCCTTTTTCGCATCACAACAAGGAGTTTACGCCCCTCAGAGGGCCTGGGACGTTGCACGTCGAGCCAGTATGAAGTCGCGGACGCAGCAGAGAACATCGAGGAACTAA
- the LOC109718308 gene encoding phospholipid-transporting ATPase 3 isoform X2, which yields MISILSTTPISPVHPVTNVVPLSLVLLVSLIKEAFEDWKRFQNDITINSTPVDVLQGQKWESIPWKKLQVGDIVRVKQDDFFPADLLFLASTNPDGVCYVETANLDGETNLKIRKALEKTWDYLLPEKAAEFKGEIQCEQPNNSLYTFTGNLIVDKQTLPLSPNQLLLRGCSLRNTEYIVGAVIFTGHETKVMMNSMNVPSKRSTLERKLDKLILALFATLFVMCLIGAIGSGVFINRKYYYLGLFGHVEDQFNPNNRFVVTILTMFTLITLYSTIIPISLYVSIEMIKFIQSTQFINKDLHMYHIETNTPALARTSNLNEELGQVEYIFSDKTGTLTRNLMEFFKCSIGGEMYGTGITETERGGAQRNGLIIDEAKSATATHEKGFNFDDARLMRGAWRNERDPEVCKEFFRCLALCHTVLPEGNESPDKITYQAASPDEAALVTAAKNFGFFFYRRTPTTVVVRESHVEKMGKVQDVSYEILNVLEFNSTRKRQSVVCRYPNGRLILYCKGADTVIYERLAEGNHEIKRLTREHLEQFGSAGLRTLCLAYRDLSPDMYENWNEKFIQAKSSLRDREKKLDEVADLIEKDLILIGATAIEDKLQEGVPDCIETLSKAGIKIWVLTGDKMETAINIAYACNLINNNMKQFIISSETDTIREAEDRGDAVEIARVTKELVKHDLERCLEEAQEYLHGFSGTKLALIIDGKCLMYALDPTLRVGLLNLSLNCSSVVCCRVSPLQKAQVTSLVKKGARKITLSIGDGANDVSMIQAAHVGVGISGLEGRQAVLASDFAIAQFRFLTDLLLVHGRWSYLRLCKVITYFFYKNLTFTLTQFWFTFQTGFSGQRFYDDWFQSLYNVIFTALPVIIVGLFDKDVSASLSKRYPELYKEGIRNMFFKWRVVAVWAFFAFYQSLIFYYFTTAASKNGHNSSGKIFGLWDVSTMAFTCIVVTVNLRLLLACNSITRWHYISVLGSIVAWFVFIFVYSGVMTPYDRQENIFFVIYVLMSTFYFYFTLLLVPIVALFGDFLYQGIQRWFFPYDYQIVQEIHKDDPEDNSSRMELLEIGHHLTPDEARSYAISQLPRETSKHTGFAFDSPGYESFFASQQGVYAPQRAWDVARRASMKSRTQQRTSRN from the exons ATGATATCTATCTTATCTACTACACCAATCAG TCCGGTGCATCCAGTGACCAATGTGGTCCCACTTAGTCTAGTGCTTTTGGTCTCTCTTATCAAGGAGGCTTTTGAGGACTGG AAGCGTTTCCAGAATGATATAACAATCAATAGTACTCCTGTTGATGTGTTGCAAGGTCAAAAATGGGAGAGTATTCCCTGGAAGAAGTTGCAAGTTGGAGATATTGTGAGG GTTAAGCAAGACGATTTTTTCCCTGCTGATTTGCTGTTCCTTGCAAGTACAAATCCTGACGGTGTCTGCTATGTTgag ACTGCAAATCTTGATGGGGAGACTAATTTGAAAATTCGAAAGGCATTGGAGAAGACTTGGGATTATTTGCTTCCTGAAAAAGCTGCTGAATTTAAAG GAGAAATACAATGCGAGCAACCAAACAATTCACTGTATACATTTACTGGAAATCTTATTGTAGATAAGCAAACACTACCACTTTCTCCAAATCAGCTATTGCTAAGA GGGTGCAGCCTTCGTAACACGGAGTACATTGTTGGAGCTGTTATATTTACCGGGCATGAAACAAAA GTTATGATGAATTCCATGAATGTTCCTTCTAAAAGAAGTACACTAGAAAGGAAACTTGACAAGCTCATACTTGCTCTTTTTGCTACTCTCTTTGTAATGTGCCTCATTGGAGCCATCGGAAG TGGAGTGTTTATCAACCGCAAGTACTACTACCTTGGACTTTTTGGACATGTGGAAGATCAGTTCAACCCCAACAACAGATTTGTG GTCACCATTTTAACAATGTTTACTCTAATTACACTTTACTCAACTATCATCCCGATTTCTCTCTATGTGTCCATTGAG ATGATCAAATTTATCCAGTCTACTCAGTTCATCAATAAGGATTTGCACATGTATCATATAGAAACAAATACTCCTGCTCTTGCACGAACATCTAACCTGAATGAAGAGCTAGGGCAG GTAGAGTACATATTTTCTGATAAAACAGGCACACTTACGAGAAACCTGATGGAGTTCTTTAAGTGTTCAATTGGTGGAGAAATGTATGGAACCGGTATTACTGAAACAGAAAGAGGGGGAGCACAACGGAATGGACTGATAATTGATGAG GCCAAATCAGCTACTGCAACGCATGAGAAAGGTTTCAACTTTGATGATGCTAGGCTTATGCGTGGTGCATGGAGAAATGAGCGTGATCCTGAGGTTTGCAAG GAATTCTTCAGATGTCTTGCACTATGTCATACTGTTCTTCCAGAAGGCAACGAATCTCCAGATAAAATCACATATCAAGCTGCATCACCAGATGAGGCTGCTCTTGTGACCGCTGCAAAAAATTTTGGGTTCTTCTTCTATAG ACGCACGCCAACAACAGTTGTGGTTCGTGAATCACATGTTGAAAAGATGGGCAAAGTTCAAGATGTCTCCTACGAGATTCTAAATGTTTTGGAGTTCAATAG TACTAGGAAGCGCCAGTCCGTGGTGTGCCGTTATCCAAACGGAAGGCTCATTCTTTACTGCAAG GGTGCTGATACTGTTATATATGAAAGATTGGCGGAAGGAAATCATGAGATTAAAAGGTTAACCAGAGAGCATCTAGAACAGTTTGGCTCAGCTGGTCTGCGCACACTTTGCCTTGCTTATCGAGATCTAAGCCCTGATATGTATGAAAATTGGAATGAGAAATTTATTCAAGCTAAATCTTCATTAAGAGACCGTGAAAAGAAACTTGATGAG GTGGCAGACTTGATTGAGAAGGATCTTATACTAATAGGAGCCACCGCTATTGAAGACAAGCTTCAGGAAGGAGTCCCAGATTGTATTGAAACTCTATCTAAAGCTGGAATAAAAATTTGGGTGTTAACAGGGGATAAGATGGAAACTGCAATAAATATAGCATATG CATGCAACCTGATAAACAACAATATGAAGCAATTTATCATCAGCTCAGAGACGGACACAATTAGAGAAGCTGAAGATAGG GGAGATGCTGTGGAGATTGCACGCGTTACCAAAGAATTGGTAAAGCATGATCTGGAACGATGCCTTGAGGAGGCTCAGGAGTACTTGCATGGTTTTTCAGGAACAAAATTGGCTCTCATAATTGATGGGAAATGCTTGATGTATGCATTGGATCCAACTTTACGTGTTGGTCTTCTCAATTTGAGCTTGAATTGTAGTTCGGTAGTTTGCTGTCGTGTTTCTCCGTTGCAAAAGGCACAG GTTACTAGCCTTGTCAAGAAAGGAGCTCGCAAGATCACTTTGAGTATCGGTGATGGTGCAAATGATGTGAGTATGATTCAAGCTGCTCATGTTGGGGTCGGCATAAGCGGGCTTGAAGGAAGGCAAGCTGTGTTGGCTAGTGATTTCGCCATTGCTCAGTTTCGTTTCCTAACTGATCTGCTACTTGTACATGGGCGGTGGTCGTATCTTAGATTATGCAAG GTTATTACATACTTCTTTTACAAAAATCTTACTTTTACGCTGACTCAGTTTTGGTTCACCTTCCAAACTGGCTTTTCTGGTCAAAGATTTTACGATGACTGGTTTCAGTCTCTGTATAATGTCATTTTCACAGCACTGCCTGTCATTATCGTTGGATTGTTCGACAAG GATGTGAGCGCTTCTCTCTCAAAAAGGTACCCAGAACTATACAAGGAAGGAATTAGGAACATGTTCTTTAAATGGCGAGTGGTGGCTGTGTGGGCCTTCTTCGCATTCTACCAGTCATTGATCTTCTATTACTTCACAACCGCTGCCAGTAAAAACGGGCACAATTCGTCAGGGAAGATATTCGGGCTTTGGGATGTTAGCACTATGGCCTTCACTTGCATCGTGGTGACTGTTAATTTGCGTCTTCTTTTGGCATGCAATTCTATCACGCGGTGGCACTATATAAGTGTTTTGGGGAGTATCGTGGCATGGTTTGTGTTTATATTCGTGTACTCCGGAGTAATGACTCCATACGATAGACAA GAAAATATATTCTTCGTGATTTATGTTCTGATGAGCACgttttatttctatttcacaCTGCTGCTTGTCCCAATCGTCGCACTCTTTGGTGACTTCTTATACCAAGG AATCCAAAGATGGTTTTTCCCTTACGACTACCAAATAGTTCAAGAAATCCACAAAGACGACCCCGAGGACAACAGCAGCAGGATGGAACTACTAGAGATCGGCCATCACCTAACCCCAGACGAAGCACGAAGCTACGCCATTTCCCAGCTTCCACGGGAGACCTCGAAACACACAGGATTCGCGTTCGACTCCCCCGGCTACGAGTCCTTTTTCGCATCACAACAAGGAGTTTACGCCCCTCAGAGGGCCTGGGACGTTGCACGTCGAGCCAGTATGAAGTCGCGGACGCAGCAGAGAACATCGAGGAACTAA
- the LOC109718308 gene encoding phospholipid-transporting ATPase 3 isoform X3 translates to MGEYSLEEVASWRYCEGKIRELFIMMVKQDDFFPADLLFLASTNPDGVCYVETANLDGETNLKIRKALEKTWDYLLPEKAAEFKGEIQCEQPNNSLYTFTGNLIVDKQTLPLSPNQLLLRGCSLRNTEYIVGAVIFTGHETKVMMNSMNVPSKRSTLERKLDKLILALFATLFVMCLIGAIGSGVFINRKYYYLGLFGHVEDQFNPNNRFVVTILTMFTLITLYSTIIPISLYVSIEMIKFIQSTQFINKDLHMYHIETNTPALARTSNLNEELGQVEYIFSDKTGTLTRNLMEFFKCSIGGEMYGTGITETERGGAQRNGLIIDEAKSATATHEKGFNFDDARLMRGAWRNERDPEVCKEFFRCLALCHTVLPEGNESPDKITYQAASPDEAALVTAAKNFGFFFYRRTPTTVVVRESHVEKMGKVQDVSYEILNVLEFNSTRKRQSVVCRYPNGRLILYCKGADTVIYERLAEGNHEIKRLTREHLEQFGSAGLRTLCLAYRDLSPDMYENWNEKFIQAKSSLRDREKKLDEVADLIEKDLILIGATAIEDKLQEGVPDCIETLSKAGIKIWVLTGDKMETAINIAYACNLINNNMKQFIISSETDTIREAEDRGDAVEIARVTKELVKHDLERCLEEAQEYLHGFSGTKLALIIDGKCLMYALDPTLRVGLLNLSLNCSSVVCCRVSPLQKAQVTSLVKKGARKITLSIGDGANDVSMIQAAHVGVGISGLEGRQAVLASDFAIAQFRFLTDLLLVHGRWSYLRLCKVITYFFYKNLTFTLTQFWFTFQTGFSGQRFYDDWFQSLYNVIFTALPVIIVGLFDKDVSASLSKRYPELYKEGIRNMFFKWRVVAVWAFFAFYQSLIFYYFTTAASKNGHNSSGKIFGLWDVSTMAFTCIVVTVNLRLLLACNSITRWHYISVLGSIVAWFVFIFVYSGVMTPYDRQENIFFVIYVLMSTFYFYFTLLLVPIVALFGDFLYQGIQRWFFPYDYQIVQEIHKDDPEDNSSRMELLEIGHHLTPDEARSYAISQLPRETSKHTGFAFDSPGYESFFASQQGVYAPQRAWDVARRASMKSRTQQRTSRN, encoded by the exons ATGGGAGAGTATTCCCTGGAAGAAGTTGCAAGTTGGAGATATTGTGAGGGTAAAATCCGTGAACTTTTCATCATGATG GTTAAGCAAGACGATTTTTTCCCTGCTGATTTGCTGTTCCTTGCAAGTACAAATCCTGACGGTGTCTGCTATGTTgag ACTGCAAATCTTGATGGGGAGACTAATTTGAAAATTCGAAAGGCATTGGAGAAGACTTGGGATTATTTGCTTCCTGAAAAAGCTGCTGAATTTAAAG GAGAAATACAATGCGAGCAACCAAACAATTCACTGTATACATTTACTGGAAATCTTATTGTAGATAAGCAAACACTACCACTTTCTCCAAATCAGCTATTGCTAAGA GGGTGCAGCCTTCGTAACACGGAGTACATTGTTGGAGCTGTTATATTTACCGGGCATGAAACAAAA GTTATGATGAATTCCATGAATGTTCCTTCTAAAAGAAGTACACTAGAAAGGAAACTTGACAAGCTCATACTTGCTCTTTTTGCTACTCTCTTTGTAATGTGCCTCATTGGAGCCATCGGAAG TGGAGTGTTTATCAACCGCAAGTACTACTACCTTGGACTTTTTGGACATGTGGAAGATCAGTTCAACCCCAACAACAGATTTGTG GTCACCATTTTAACAATGTTTACTCTAATTACACTTTACTCAACTATCATCCCGATTTCTCTCTATGTGTCCATTGAG ATGATCAAATTTATCCAGTCTACTCAGTTCATCAATAAGGATTTGCACATGTATCATATAGAAACAAATACTCCTGCTCTTGCACGAACATCTAACCTGAATGAAGAGCTAGGGCAG GTAGAGTACATATTTTCTGATAAAACAGGCACACTTACGAGAAACCTGATGGAGTTCTTTAAGTGTTCAATTGGTGGAGAAATGTATGGAACCGGTATTACTGAAACAGAAAGAGGGGGAGCACAACGGAATGGACTGATAATTGATGAG GCCAAATCAGCTACTGCAACGCATGAGAAAGGTTTCAACTTTGATGATGCTAGGCTTATGCGTGGTGCATGGAGAAATGAGCGTGATCCTGAGGTTTGCAAG GAATTCTTCAGATGTCTTGCACTATGTCATACTGTTCTTCCAGAAGGCAACGAATCTCCAGATAAAATCACATATCAAGCTGCATCACCAGATGAGGCTGCTCTTGTGACCGCTGCAAAAAATTTTGGGTTCTTCTTCTATAG ACGCACGCCAACAACAGTTGTGGTTCGTGAATCACATGTTGAAAAGATGGGCAAAGTTCAAGATGTCTCCTACGAGATTCTAAATGTTTTGGAGTTCAATAG TACTAGGAAGCGCCAGTCCGTGGTGTGCCGTTATCCAAACGGAAGGCTCATTCTTTACTGCAAG GGTGCTGATACTGTTATATATGAAAGATTGGCGGAAGGAAATCATGAGATTAAAAGGTTAACCAGAGAGCATCTAGAACAGTTTGGCTCAGCTGGTCTGCGCACACTTTGCCTTGCTTATCGAGATCTAAGCCCTGATATGTATGAAAATTGGAATGAGAAATTTATTCAAGCTAAATCTTCATTAAGAGACCGTGAAAAGAAACTTGATGAG GTGGCAGACTTGATTGAGAAGGATCTTATACTAATAGGAGCCACCGCTATTGAAGACAAGCTTCAGGAAGGAGTCCCAGATTGTATTGAAACTCTATCTAAAGCTGGAATAAAAATTTGGGTGTTAACAGGGGATAAGATGGAAACTGCAATAAATATAGCATATG CATGCAACCTGATAAACAACAATATGAAGCAATTTATCATCAGCTCAGAGACGGACACAATTAGAGAAGCTGAAGATAGG GGAGATGCTGTGGAGATTGCACGCGTTACCAAAGAATTGGTAAAGCATGATCTGGAACGATGCCTTGAGGAGGCTCAGGAGTACTTGCATGGTTTTTCAGGAACAAAATTGGCTCTCATAATTGATGGGAAATGCTTGATGTATGCATTGGATCCAACTTTACGTGTTGGTCTTCTCAATTTGAGCTTGAATTGTAGTTCGGTAGTTTGCTGTCGTGTTTCTCCGTTGCAAAAGGCACAG GTTACTAGCCTTGTCAAGAAAGGAGCTCGCAAGATCACTTTGAGTATCGGTGATGGTGCAAATGATGTGAGTATGATTCAAGCTGCTCATGTTGGGGTCGGCATAAGCGGGCTTGAAGGAAGGCAAGCTGTGTTGGCTAGTGATTTCGCCATTGCTCAGTTTCGTTTCCTAACTGATCTGCTACTTGTACATGGGCGGTGGTCGTATCTTAGATTATGCAAG GTTATTACATACTTCTTTTACAAAAATCTTACTTTTACGCTGACTCAGTTTTGGTTCACCTTCCAAACTGGCTTTTCTGGTCAAAGATTTTACGATGACTGGTTTCAGTCTCTGTATAATGTCATTTTCACAGCACTGCCTGTCATTATCGTTGGATTGTTCGACAAG GATGTGAGCGCTTCTCTCTCAAAAAGGTACCCAGAACTATACAAGGAAGGAATTAGGAACATGTTCTTTAAATGGCGAGTGGTGGCTGTGTGGGCCTTCTTCGCATTCTACCAGTCATTGATCTTCTATTACTTCACAACCGCTGCCAGTAAAAACGGGCACAATTCGTCAGGGAAGATATTCGGGCTTTGGGATGTTAGCACTATGGCCTTCACTTGCATCGTGGTGACTGTTAATTTGCGTCTTCTTTTGGCATGCAATTCTATCACGCGGTGGCACTATATAAGTGTTTTGGGGAGTATCGTGGCATGGTTTGTGTTTATATTCGTGTACTCCGGAGTAATGACTCCATACGATAGACAA GAAAATATATTCTTCGTGATTTATGTTCTGATGAGCACgttttatttctatttcacaCTGCTGCTTGTCCCAATCGTCGCACTCTTTGGTGACTTCTTATACCAAGG AATCCAAAGATGGTTTTTCCCTTACGACTACCAAATAGTTCAAGAAATCCACAAAGACGACCCCGAGGACAACAGCAGCAGGATGGAACTACTAGAGATCGGCCATCACCTAACCCCAGACGAAGCACGAAGCTACGCCATTTCCCAGCTTCCACGGGAGACCTCGAAACACACAGGATTCGCGTTCGACTCCCCCGGCTACGAGTCCTTTTTCGCATCACAACAAGGAGTTTACGCCCCTCAGAGGGCCTGGGACGTTGCACGTCGAGCCAGTATGAAGTCGCGGACGCAGCAGAGAACATCGAGGAACTAA